The Haloarcula sp. CBA1127 genomic interval GGACGAGTTCAGAGGGGGTGATGAGACAGTCCGACGCCTGAAGCGCAAGGCTAGTCCGGCGGTTTTCGGGGACGTCCTCGTCCCCGAACCACTCCGTCAAAAGCGGTGCGCGTGAAAGCGTTGCGCCGGTCTTGGCCGCGAGCGCGACCGACGACGGCGTCGGGTGAACGTGGACGACATCCGGTCGGAATCGCGCGAGCATGGCCGGCAGGCGGACACAGAAAGAAGGGACAGTCGGCGAGACGGTGACGGCGCGGTACGTGACGCCGTCGCGCTCGCGCTGATTATCGAACCCCGGCCACCACTGCGAACAGAACACGGTCACGTCGTGGCCGGCAGCGGCGAGTTCGGTAGCCACCCGCTCCAGCCGGGTCCGGCCCACTGTGTCCCGGTACTGACTCGTCTCCATGGCAACGACCGCGACACGCATACAGGGGCGACGACGTGGCCGCTCAAAAAGCCCCCGTTTGCAACAAAAGGTTTTGGCCGTGCCTGCCCTCCCTCCGGTTGTGACCGCGTACGACCTCTCTCGCTATCTCAATGTCCGGAGCGCCTACGGCAGCTCGTTCGCGCCGGACGGGACGCTCGCCTTCCTGATGAACACGACCGGCGTTGCCCAGCTCTGGTCGCTTCCCGAGCCCCATGGCTGGCCCGAGCAACTGACCTTCTACGACGACACTGTGAGCTTCGTCGACTTCTCGCCCGAGCGCCAGGAACTCGTCTTCGGCATGGACGAGGGCGGCAACGAGCGGGCGCAGCTATACCGGCTTGACGCGGACGGGCGCGTCCACGAACTCACCGGGATGCCCGACGCGAAACACCGCTGGGGCGGCTGGTCGCCCGACGGCGAGCGCTTTGCGTTCGCGTCGAACCGTCGTGATGAGGCTGTCTTCGACATCTACGTACAGGACCGCGACGCGACCGGCGACGATGCGGAACTAATCTGGAAGGGAGACGGCTGGTTCTCCGTCGGCGGCTTCTCGCCTGATGGTGAGCGCCTGCTGGTCAGCGAAGCCCACTCCAGTTTCGACCAGGACATCTACGTGCTTGACATCGACAGCGGGAACCGCAGCCATCTCACGCCACACGAGGGGAAGGTCCGCTACACGAGCGCGTCGTGGGGACCGGAAGGCGAGGCGGTGTATCTCGTCACCGACGGCGAAAGCGACACGCTCGAACTCGCCCGCCTCTCGCTTGAGGGCGACCTCGACATCGTCCGCTCGGACGACCAGTGGAACATCGACGGCGTCGCGCTTGACAAGGACAGTGGCCGTCTCGTGTACTCGCGCAACGTCGACGGCTACAACGAACTCACCGTCGGCGAACTGACGGGGCCGACAACCATTGAGACGTTCCCGACGCCGGACCTGCCGGGCGGGCTGGCCGGGGGCGTTTCGTGGGGACCTGACGCCGAACGGTTCGCCGTCAGCGTCACCGGGCGACGGGTCAACACCAACGTGTTCGTCGTGGAGACCGAGACCGGCAAGAGCAAGCAGTGGACGGCCGCCTCGACAGCTGGCATCCCACGTGAGACGTTCATCGAGCCAGAGGTCGTCCGGTTCGACTCCTTCGACGGGCGAAAGATTCCGGCACTGTTCTCGCTGCCGGACGGTGCAGCTACCGGGACCGGCGCTGACGGGGACACGCCCGTCATCGTCGACATCCACGGTGGCCCGGAGAGTCAGCGTCGCCCCTCGTTCTCGGGCCTGACCCAGTACTTCCTCTCGCGGGGCTACGCCGTCTTCGAACCCAACGTCCGCGGGTCGACGGGCTACGGGAAGGCCTACACGCACCTTGACGACGTCGAAAAGCGGATGGACTCCGTAAAGGACCTGCGGGCCGGTGTCGACTGGCTCCACGACCACCCGGCTGTCGACCCCGACCGAATCGTGGCGATGGGTGGCTCTTACGGCGGCTTCATGGTGCTGGCGGCACTGACCGAGTATCCGGACACCTGGGCAGCCGGCGTCGACGTGGTCGGCATCGCCAACTTCGTGACGTTTCTGGAGAACACTGGTGACTGGCGGCGGGAACTCCGCGAGGCCGAGTACGGGTCTCTCGAAACGGACCGCGAGTTCCTCGAATCTATCTCGCCGATCAACAACGTTGACCGCATCGACGCGCCGTTGTTCGTCCTTCACGGGGCCAACGATCCCCGCGTCCCGGTCGGCGAGGCCGAACAAATCGCCGAGCAGGCGGCCGAACAGGGAGTTCCCGTGGAGAAACTCGTTTTCGATGACGAGGGACACGGCATCAGCAAGCGGGAGAACCGCATTGAGGCGTACACCGCTGTCGTCGAATTCCTCGACGACCACGTCTGAGCGACCTGAAAAACTCTGTGGCTGGCATATCTTGTACGGCTGTCGTTGCCGGCCTACCGGGTAGTTTCAAACCGTGAGAGTGTTCAGGCGGATTTATTATGCTCCCGAAGCACCGTTTCGTATGGAAATAGCCGAGCGCTCGCGAGCACGGGTGCAAGAGCGTCTCGCCCGTCTCGAACAGGAGTTCGGCTCGACGCCGGTGGACCAGACCACCTTTTCGGTCGGTGCGGAGGCGTACCAGCGTGCTGTCGAGCGCTCACGGGAGGGGCAGGTCGACGTACACGCGTTCGTCCACAACGAGTCGGGCGACGTGTTACTCAGCGACGCCGACGGGTCCTGGGAGGTCCCGCAGGGACAGACACAGGGGTCCGAGCGACCGGCGGCAGCAGCCGAACGAGTCGTCACCGAAACAGCCGGCGTCTCGTGTACCATTCGGGATGCAGTTCGGGCGACCATCTGTGGCGTGCGAAACGAGACAGATCAGGGCGCTGAGACGGTGTATCGACTCAGTATCGTATTCGACGCGGAGATCAAAAGCACCGCGGCCGAAAGCGGTGACGTTGAGACGACCGGTGAGGCCGAAGCGTCGATCCGATGGGACGACGCGGGCGATGTCGCGGTCGCAGAACTGGTTTAGATAACGCCGGTGACCGTCGCCGCTTCGATGGCCGCTTCTTCACTCATTCCGTCCCCGAGAACCGTGTAGCGGTCGCGGATCTGATGGGCCGTGGTCAGCGCCTCGATCACGGTCTCATCGTCGATGCCGAGTTCGTCTGCCGTCGTCGGCGCGCCGATGGCGGCCAGCGCGTCTCTGGCGTCCTTCCACTTGCCTTTCTGGCCGCTGTGGAGGTATTCGGTCATGATCGAGCCGACACCGACCTGATGGCCGTGGAGCGCGCCGTCGGGGACGAGCCGGTCGAGTTGGTGGGAAAACAGGTGTTCCGCGCCGCTTGCCGGACGCGAGGAATCGGCGATAGACATCGCAACGCCCGATGAAACGAGCGCTTTGACGACAATCCAGGATGACTCCTCCAGCCCCTGTTTTATCGAGTCGGCGCTCTCGACGAGCATCTCGGCGGTCATCTGGGAGAGCGCACCGGCGTACTCGGAGTAGTGGACATTTTTGAGTCGGTGGGCGAGCTGCCAGTCCCGAACCGCGGTGTAGTTCGAGATGATGTCGGCACAGCCAGCAGTGGTCAGCCGCCAGGGGGCCTCCGCCAGTACCTCGGTGTCGGCGATGACCGCCAGTGGCGGCTCGGCAGCGACGCTGTGGCGCGTGTCACCTTCGGGAACTGAGCCGCGACCGGAGACGATGCCGTCGTGGCTCGCGGCCGTCGGCACCGAGACGAACCCCAGCCCGAGGTCATCGGCCGCCATCTTCGTGATATCGATAGCTTTCCCGCCGCCGACACCAAGCAGGAAGCCCGCGTCGATCTCCGAGGCGTGGTCGATGACCTGCTGGACGGCGTCGAAACTGGCTTCCTCGATGACAATCTCGGAAGGGTCGTACCCCTCGTCCTCGAACTGTTCGACGACCCGCTTGCCGGCGACATCATATGGCGTCGGACTCGAAACGACGAGCGGCCGGCCAGTCAGGTGGAGCTCGCTCACGGCCTCGATTGTACGCCCGAGGACCCCGTGCCCGACCACGACGTTCCGGGGGAGACGGATCCAGGTGCGTTTCTCGAACATGGTTGCCTGTCTCCGGGCACGCGTGAAAACAGTTTAGGTGCGACGAAGGGGAAACAGGTGGCCTCAGTTCGCGCTGGCGATGACGAACAGGTTGCGCACCGCTGCAGCTCGTTGTTATTCTGTCAGTTGTCCGACAATCGCTGCTTCCGTGTCCCGGTCCGGTCCGAACTCCCGGCCGATTCGGTCGTTCTCCCGATGCTCGGCGACAGTCACGGCCAGCGCCGTCTCGTGGGGCGTCGACGACCAGCCCAGGTCGCGGAGCTTTGCCGTCGACAACAGATGCGGCGAGTCACGGTAGATGGGGAAGTCGTCGGGGGCAAGCCCCGCCGCCGCGAGTTCACGCTCGCCGACGCCGACGGTCTCGACGGACGTGTCGTGTACGCCGGCGAGCAGGTCGACCCACTCCCGGAGCGTCGGCGCGTGCTCGTCACCGACGTTGTAGGCCTCGCCGGCCGTTCCTCGTTCCGCGACGAGTCTGAGCGCGCTGGCCACGTCCTCGACGTAGGCCATCTGCCACAGGCTGAGGCCGTCGCTGGGAACGACGATCCGGTCGTACTCGGCCACGCGGTCAACCCAGTAGGCGAACCGCTCGGTGTAGTCGTAGGGACCGTACACGACGGTCGGCCGGACGCTCATCGCCCGCACGCCGTCCTCCGCGGCGGCGAACACTTCACGGTCGCCTTCGGCCTTCCGCGGCCCGTAGGTCTCCGCGCTGTCGGTTGTAGCCTGCTCGGCAGTACAGCCTGCAAGCGGCGTCTCCCCCTCCCGCTTGGGCGTCCGTTCGGCGCCGTAGGCCGCGCCGCTTGAGATATACACGTACGCGTCGACATCGGCAAACACGTCGGTCGCCACCCGGACATCCTCCGGGAAGTATGCCACACAGTCGACGACCACGTCCGGGTCGACCTGCTTGCGAGCGGTTTCGAGTGTGTCCCGCTCGTTCCGGTCGCCCTTGATGTGAGCGACATCGGAGTTCGCGAACGGATTCGAGCGCTGGCCGCGGGTGAGCATCGTCACGTCGTAGCCCGCGTCGCGGAACTCGGTGACTGTGTGCCGGCCGATGAACCGACCGCCGCCGATGACGAGGACACTGTCCATACGCTGTGCTCGAACGGGACCAGCAAAACAGTGTGGCTCACCGCCAGCGTCTGCCGCGGTCCGACAGTTGACACCGAGTGTTTACCGAGGTGGCATGACGACCGACACCCCATCAGCAGAACGGGCGATAGAGTCGGCAATGTACGGTGCAAGACGACATCTCAGGGGGCGGATATTTTTACGTAGTCGGGCAGTAACAGATGCAGTGACAGGTAAGTTGCGTGCTGTCTCTTCAGTTATTTCGGTTATCCTCCTCGTGGCGGTAACTGTCGTTCTCGCAGCAGTGCTGTCAGTGGCGACGCTCGGCCTCGCGGAGAAACTGGATGACACAGCGCCTGTGATCGGCCAATCGGGCGGTGAGTTCACCGCACAGGATGGAGTCGACGGGGGCATCGTCCGTATCACGCACGTTGCTGGAGATGTCGTCCGTGTCTCGGATATCGAAGTGGCAGTCAGCGCCGACTGTAGCGGTGACGGAACTGAAAAACACGGACGGTTAGTCAACCTCCCGGCGAAATCCGGTGACCGGCCACAGAGTGACAACATCGAGGGCGACGATATCTTCGACGAGAGCACTGGTTCGCTCACGGAGCGCGGTGCTGATGATACCGGGGCTCTGGTTACAGACGAGTTCCGTCCCGGAGATGTGATCGTCTTCCGGATAGCGGGCGGGGACTGTGACTTGCAGCCGGGCGATACAGTGACCGTCCGAGTCGTGCACACCCCGTCAAACGCGGTTATTATCCAGCAGCAACTAACTGCGTGACTCGACAGGTACGCTGTGTCCCGATATCGATCTGCCACTGCGCAAAACCGGCAGCCATTTTTAACGAACGGCGCGGCGGAAAAAACGAACGAGGCGTGCCCTCGTATCTGTGATCAGTTGCCGGCCGTCGCGTTCGTTACGTTCGTCGAGAACCCAGTATCGGCGCTGGAAGTGTTTCCGCCGCTGCTCCGGCCAGTCTGCAGGATGATGGGTGTTCCATCATCGTCAGTCGCCAGAATGACCTTGTCCGAATCGTCGATGCTCTGGACGTACTGCTGTTTCAGCACGACCGGGTTGTCCCGAAGCGCCTCACCGCGAATCTCGATAACTCGGGCGTCGGCCTCGGCCTGAATCTCCTGCCGTTCCTTGTCGCGTCGGGCCTGTTGAATCTCGAATTTCTTCTCTTCGACGCGTTGTTTTGCGATTTCCTTGTCGTTGAGCGCCTGATCGTACGAGTCCGGGAGGTCGACGGTACGAACCTGGACCTCTTCGAGGACGAGCGCTTCGTCCTCAAATGCGGATTCAAGTTTCTGCTGTGCCGCATCGCCGAGTCGCTCGCGGCCGTCGTTGGTGTATATCTCGCTCGTCTGGATACCGGCGGCCTCATCACGGAGCTGCGACCGGACGGACGGTCGGATAAGTCGCTCCTCCGCCTGGCCGACGGTCCGCCATTCGGTGACGAACCCCGACGCGTCTGTTTCTTCGATCTTGTACCGGACGGTGATGTCGATGTCGACCGTCGTCCCATTGATGGTCTGAACGGTCACCGCATCGGCTTGTGACGGTCTGTCGCCTTCGCCCTCAGTGTTGGCCATGGTGTAGGTCCGGGG includes:
- a CDS encoding NAD-dependent epimerase/dehydratase family protein — protein: MDSVLVIGGGRFIGRHTVTEFRDAGYDVTMLTRGQRSNPFANSDVAHIKGDRNERDTLETARKQVDPDVVVDCVAYFPEDVRVATDVFADVDAYVYISSGAAYGAERTPKREGETPLAGCTAEQATTDSAETYGPRKAEGDREVFAAAEDGVRAMSVRPTVVYGPYDYTERFAYWVDRVAEYDRIVVPSDGLSLWQMAYVEDVASALRLVAERGTAGEAYNVGDEHAPTLREWVDLLAGVHDTSVETVGVGERELAAAGLAPDDFPIYRDSPHLLSTAKLRDLGWSSTPHETALAVTVAEHRENDRIGREFGPDRDTEAAIVGQLTE
- a CDS encoding S9 family peptidase; the encoded protein is MTAYDLSRYLNVRSAYGSSFAPDGTLAFLMNTTGVAQLWSLPEPHGWPEQLTFYDDTVSFVDFSPERQELVFGMDEGGNERAQLYRLDADGRVHELTGMPDAKHRWGGWSPDGERFAFASNRRDEAVFDIYVQDRDATGDDAELIWKGDGWFSVGGFSPDGERLLVSEAHSSFDQDIYVLDIDSGNRSHLTPHEGKVRYTSASWGPEGEAVYLVTDGESDTLELARLSLEGDLDIVRSDDQWNIDGVALDKDSGRLVYSRNVDGYNELTVGELTGPTTIETFPTPDLPGGLAGGVSWGPDAERFAVSVTGRRVNTNVFVVETETGKSKQWTAASTAGIPRETFIEPEVVRFDSFDGRKIPALFSLPDGAATGTGADGDTPVIVDIHGGPESQRRPSFSGLTQYFLSRGYAVFEPNVRGSTGYGKAYTHLDDVEKRMDSVKDLRAGVDWLHDHPAVDPDRIVAMGGSYGGFMVLAALTEYPDTWAAGVDVVGIANFVTFLENTGDWRRELREAEYGSLETDREFLESISPINNVDRIDAPLFVLHGANDPRVPVGEAEQIAEQAAEQGVPVEKLVFDDEGHGISKRENRIEAYTAVVEFLDDHV
- a CDS encoding NAD(P)-dependent glycerol-1-phosphate dehydrogenase yields the protein MFEKRTWIRLPRNVVVGHGVLGRTIEAVSELHLTGRPLVVSSPTPYDVAGKRVVEQFEDEGYDPSEIVIEEASFDAVQQVIDHASEIDAGFLLGVGGGKAIDITKMAADDLGLGFVSVPTAASHDGIVSGRGSVPEGDTRHSVAAEPPLAVIADTEVLAEAPWRLTTAGCADIISNYTAVRDWQLAHRLKNVHYSEYAGALSQMTAEMLVESADSIKQGLEESSWIVVKALVSSGVAMSIADSSRPASGAEHLFSHQLDRLVPDGALHGHQVGVGSIMTEYLHSGQKGKWKDARDALAAIGAPTTADELGIDDETVIEALTTAHQIRDRYTVLGDGMSEEAAIEAATVTGVI
- a CDS encoding type IV pilin, producing the protein MTGKLRAVSSVISVILLVAVTVVLAAVLSVATLGLAEKLDDTAPVIGQSGGEFTAQDGVDGGIVRITHVAGDVVRVSDIEVAVSADCSGDGTEKHGRLVNLPAKSGDRPQSDNIEGDDIFDESTGSLTERGADDTGALVTDEFRPGDVIVFRIAGGDCDLQPGDTVTVRVVHTPSNAVIIQQQLTA
- a CDS encoding prohibitin family protein, with the protein product MSDIPGPDPDSGSDIDIDVGRGLRIAVSVVVALAVATALFGGYHQVPEGHVGVQKSFGAVTGDQLQPGAHIIVPVKDSVQDVEIRPRTYTMANTEGEGDRPSQADAVTVQTINGTTVDIDITVRYKIEETDASGFVTEWRTVGQAEERLIRPSVRSQLRDEAAGIQTSEIYTNDGRERLGDAAQQKLESAFEDEALVLEEVQVRTVDLPDSYDQALNDKEIAKQRVEEKKFEIQQARRDKERQEIQAEADARVIEIRGEALRDNPVVLKQQYVQSIDDSDKVILATDDDGTPIILQTGRSSGGNTSSADTGFSTNVTNATAGN
- a CDS encoding NUDIX hydrolase, whose product is MEIAERSRARVQERLARLEQEFGSTPVDQTTFSVGAEAYQRAVERSREGQVDVHAFVHNESGDVLLSDADGSWEVPQGQTQGSERPAAAAERVVTETAGVSCTIRDAVRATICGVRNETDQGAETVYRLSIVFDAEIKSTAAESGDVETTGEAEASIRWDDAGDVAVAELV